The DNA window GAGCTCGACACCCTTCACAAGTCCTTCGGCGGGAAGCCCGCCCTGAAGAACGTGTCGTTCCGCGTTGAGGAGGGCGAAATTTACGGCCTGCTGGGACACAACGGCGCCGGCAAGAGCACCACGCTCGGCATCATCCTCGGGATGGTCGCGCCGGATCAGGGGGAGGCCCGGATCGACGGAATCTCGGTTCAGAAGAACCGCGCGTCGGCCCTCCGACGGGTCGGCTCGATTTTCGAGAGCCCCTGCTTTTACGACTACCTCAGTGGCTGGGAGAACCTCCGGATCCTCAGCACCTACTCGGCAAAGTTCGATCCGGCCGCGACCAAGGCCGTCGTCGAGATGGTCGGCCTGGGCGATCGTATCCGCTCGAAGGTAAGGACTTATTCTCACGGAATGCGGCAGCGTCTCGCGCTCGCCCAGGCCCTGCTTCCGATGCCCCGCGTGCTGCTGCTCGACGAACCGACCGACGGGCTGGATCCGGAAGGCATCAAGTGGTTCCGGGACTTTGTCCTGAAGCTCCGCGAGGAGCGGGGAATGACGGTGCTCTTCAACTCCCACCTTCTCGTCGAGGTCGAGCAGATGTGCGACCGCGTGGCCATCCTGCGCCGGGGCGAACGCGTCTTCGAAGGACGGGTCGACCAACTCGGCGGTGACGAGAGGATCTACGAACTGGACGTCGACCCATGGGAGAAGGCGGCCCACTTCCTCGAACTCCAGGGTTGCCAGATCCTCGCACCCGGCCGCGTCTCGCTGCCACCGGAGCTCGATCCCGCCCTGATGGTCGCGGCGCTGGTCGGAATCGAAGTCCGCGTATCGGCCTTCTGTCCGGTCCGGCGATCGCTGGAAGACCTCTACCTCGAGATCACCCGATGATGTTTCTCCGACAACTCCGCGGCGAGCTGCGGAAACTTTTCGCACGTCCGAGAACCTACATGGGCTACGGGGCCTTCCTCGTCATGGAGCTGCTGATCGTCATCGTCTACAAGGCGAGCAACGGCCAGCACTACATGCGCGACCTGATCGAGCGCAACGGCTACGTGTTCGAGTTCTTCTACAGCTCGCTGACCATCACCTTCATGATGATGATCTGGAGCATGCTGCTGCTCGGCTCGATCTTCTTCGCGCTGGTGGCGGGCGACGTGGTGGCGAAGGAATACGAGGACGGTAACCTGCGCCTCGTGCTCGCGCGTCCGATCAGCCGGCTCGGCCTACTGGTCATCAAGTACACCGCGGTGGCCATCTACACCTTCACCTTCGTGCTCTTCGTCGGGATCAGCGGCTACCTGATGGCCGTCAGCGTGGTCGGCTGGGAAGGAGGCCTGTTTGTCGCCGAGCCGAAGATGAAGGTCTTCGCGGTCTACGACACGTGGGGGCCTGCGATCACCCGGCTCGGCCTTGGTGCGGTCGGTATCGGACTCAGCATGATCACGATCTCGTCGCTCGCCTTCATGTTCAGCTGCTTCCGGATCAAGCCGGCCGCCGCGACGATCCTCACTCTGGCGATCCTGTTCGTGGACATGATCCTGCAGAACTTCCCGTTCTTCCGCCCCTACGAGGAATGGTTCGTCACCTGGCGGATGAGTTGCTGGGTGTATCTCTTCGAACCCGACATCTCGTGGCCGAAGATCACCGAGGCGTATGTCTTTCTCGGAGGCCTGAACTTCACCTTCTTCATGGTCGGCCTGATCGCCTTCCAGATGAGGGACTTCAAGACCTGAGGTAGGGCTGAGCGGCGGGACTCCCCGGGTTGCCACTACGGCGGCTGGAAGCCGCCGCTCCCTGAAAGAAAACGACCGGCAAGCTCTCTTGGTCGCCAAACCCCGGAGCCGCCGGTCGTCATTGTCGGGGGGACTTGGATCCCCGTATGTGTGACGTCCGGACTTTGATGCTTCCGGCCGGTTTCGGCCATTGCGCGATCGCGTAGCAGGAGCTCGGAAATCGCTTGGGCGGACCCGGACGGCAGATCATGCTCGGCCCGATGCGCGAGGACACCCGGCGATGGATCGAGGCTGACAAGCGGCACGCTTGGCATCCGTTCACGCCGCAGGGTCCGTGGACGGCGGACGACCATGAACCTCTGGTCATCGTGCGCGGAGAAGGCCCGTGGATCTGGGATTCGGAAGGCCGCCGGTATTTGGACGGCAATTCCTCGATCTGGACGAACATCCACGGACACGCCCATCCGGCCATCAACCGCGCGATCGTCGAGCAGCTCGGACAGATCGCGCACAGCTCCTTTCTCGGCTTCGCGAATCCCCGTGCGAGCGAACTCGCCAGCCGGCTGACCGGCCTCTTTCCGCCGGGCACACTCGAGCGAGTCTTCTTCTCCGACGACGGCTCCACCGCAATCGAGGTCGCGATGAAGATGTCGCTCCAGTACCGAATGCAGACCGGCGAACCCGAGCGGACCCGCTTCGTCGCCTTTGCCGACGGCTACCATGGCGACACGATGGGCGCGGCAGCACTCGGCGGAGTGTCGCGGTTCTTCGAACGCTTCCGGCGCTTCGGACCGGACGTCGGCTTCGTGCGTTCGTTGGCGGGTCTGGACCAGTTCGCTGCTTCCGAAATCAACGCGGTGGTGATCGAGCCGCTGATCCAGGGCGTGAACGAGATGCGGCCTTGGCCCGCCGGGATGCTCGCCGAACTGCGCGACTGGTGCGACTGCCACGGCGTGCTTCTGATCCTCGACGAGGTCATGACCGGCTTCGGCCGCACGGGAACGATGTTCGCTTGCCAGCGGGAGGACGTGATTCCCGACTTCCTGTGCCTCGCCAAGGGACTGGGCGGCGGCTATCTGCCGATCGCCGCCACGCTGACGACCGCCCCGGTTTACGATGCTTTCCTCGGTGATCCCGTAAACGCTTTCTACTACGGGCATAGTTTCACGGCCAATCCGCTCGCCTGCGCCGCCGCCCTGGCGAGCCTCGATCTGTTCCTGACAGAGCGAACGCTCGAAGAGCTACCCGCGAAGGTGGAACACCTCGCAAAACTGTTAGAAGAATTGGCCTCGTGCGAAGGCGTGGTGGATGTGCGCCAATGCGGACTTGTCGCGGGCATCGAGCTCCGTGCCGGTCTGGGTTCCCCGGTTTGTCTCCGGGCCCGGGACCACGGCCTGCTGACGCGCCCGATCCGGGACACAGTCGTGCTGATGCCGCCGCTGTGCGTCGAACGGGAGGATTTGGATCTGGCCATCGATGCGTTGAAGGCCGCCTTGGCAGGCGTCTGAGTTGGGCCCCGACTTGGCGGTCATCCTTGCGTGGACGTCCCGGTGGCGGTAGAGATGCACCATGGAACAACCGCCCCCACCTCCTTCGCCGGCCCAGCCTCCTCTTGTCGAACCTCCGAAGAAAGGTCTGCATCCGCTGGCTTGGGTGGGGATCGGCTGCGGAGGCTTGCTGGTGGTCGTGATCATCGCGGGAGCGATCCTCGTCGGAATGGCCAAGCGCAAGTATGAGGAGATCCGTGACGACTTCGCGACCGCTCCGGAGAAAACGGCGGCCGAGATGATCGTGAGGATGAACCCCGATCTCGAGATGGTACGCCAGGATGAGGCCGCGGGCGAAATGACGATCCTTGTCCGCGGAACTGGCGAGGAAGTGACGGTCAGCTACTCGGATCTCGCGAGCGGGAAGTTCACCGTCACTCAGGCGGATGGCACGGTGACTACAGTCGGACAGCTCGATGAAACCAAGATCCCGACTTGGGTGCCGCGCTACCCGCACATGACCGACCGGATGGCCGGTTTCCATCAGGACACCGCGTCGGGCGCGGAAGGCGTCCTCATGTTCACCACCAGCGACGATGCGGAGGAAGTCGCCGACTTCTACAGCGACGAGCTGGCCAGTTTCTCAGGCAGCTCGAGCGGCACCATCACGGTCGGCGACACCATCAAGGCAACGCGTACTTTCAGCGACAGCGGCAAGCGGCTCGAGCTGACCGCCACCTCAGGCACGGGCGGACCGACGCAGGTGCAGATCACCTACGAGGAGTAGCTCAGGGCTTCGGCAATTCGTCCCGGCACCACGCGAGGGCCATGAGAGCATAGCCGGTGCCGTAGGGTTGGTGGTAGTCGTAGAGCGGGTAGTCCCACCACGAGCCGTCTTTCTCCTGACGGTGCAGGATCACCCGGGCGAGTTCCTCCGCGTGGTGAGGTTGCCGTGCCTCGGGAAGCAGGCGGGCGGATTCGGTGAAGTAGAAGATGCCGTAGTAGTAGAAGTAACCGGAGATCGAGAAGTGCGTTTCGTGGGGCACCGGGCGCTTGCGGCCGATGCTGAGGAAGCCCTCGCGCTCGATGAACCGCGTGGACCAGGTCTCGATGACCTCGTCGGTCACCTTCTCGTCACCGAACACGCGCAGGGCGGCGTTGCACGCGGCGCTGCGGGCCAGCGAGCCGGCCGGTCGGTTGATCGGACCGCGTGGCCTGACCCAGTGGTCGTGGGAGTAGACGTAGGAAAAGTCGGGGGTGCGCTGGCGCACGACGCTGGCGGTCGAGTGCTTGATCAGTTTTTCGTTCAGCTCGACCCCCATCGCCTCGCGGGCCTCGTGCATCGCGAGAAGTACGGTAGCCGTCGTAAATGATGTCGGAATGCCGGTCGGCTTGTTCGTGGTCAGGCCGTCGAACAGGTCGAGATACCCCCACCCGCCGTTGACGTCCTCATAGCGGTTGAGCAGGTCGATCTGCTGTTGGGCCAAAGTCTTCCACTTCGACTTGTCGGCATCGGTCTTTGCAATTTCGTAGAGCCGCGTGATGGCCCTCAGCCCGTAGGCGTGGCCCCAGACGTTGTAGGTCGTCGTCTGGTCGGCGCGGCGGAGCTTGGGAAGGTGTTCCTCCATCCACGCCGCGCCCTTCTCGATCGCAGCCAGCG is part of the Haloferula helveola genome and encodes:
- a CDS encoding ABC transporter ATP-binding protein, with amino-acid sequence MLELDTLHKSFGGKPALKNVSFRVEEGEIYGLLGHNGAGKSTTLGIILGMVAPDQGEARIDGISVQKNRASALRRVGSIFESPCFYDYLSGWENLRILSTYSAKFDPAATKAVVEMVGLGDRIRSKVRTYSHGMRQRLALAQALLPMPRVLLLDEPTDGLDPEGIKWFRDFVLKLREERGMTVLFNSHLLVEVEQMCDRVAILRRGERVFEGRVDQLGGDERIYELDVDPWEKAAHFLELQGCQILAPGRVSLPPELDPALMVAALVGIEVRVSAFCPVRRSLEDLYLEITR
- a CDS encoding ABC transporter permease; the protein is MMFLRQLRGELRKLFARPRTYMGYGAFLVMELLIVIVYKASNGQHYMRDLIERNGYVFEFFYSSLTITFMMMIWSMLLLGSIFFALVAGDVVAKEYEDGNLRLVLARPISRLGLLVIKYTAVAIYTFTFVLFVGISGYLMAVSVVGWEGGLFVAEPKMKVFAVYDTWGPAITRLGLGAVGIGLSMITISSLAFMFSCFRIKPAAATILTLAILFVDMILQNFPFFRPYEEWFVTWRMSCWVYLFEPDISWPKITEAYVFLGGLNFTFFMVGLIAFQMRDFKT
- the bioA gene encoding adenosylmethionine--8-amino-7-oxononanoate transaminase; this encodes MREDTRRWIEADKRHAWHPFTPQGPWTADDHEPLVIVRGEGPWIWDSEGRRYLDGNSSIWTNIHGHAHPAINRAIVEQLGQIAHSSFLGFANPRASELASRLTGLFPPGTLERVFFSDDGSTAIEVAMKMSLQYRMQTGEPERTRFVAFADGYHGDTMGAAALGGVSRFFERFRRFGPDVGFVRSLAGLDQFAASEINAVVIEPLIQGVNEMRPWPAGMLAELRDWCDCHGVLLILDEVMTGFGRTGTMFACQREDVIPDFLCLAKGLGGGYLPIAATLTTAPVYDAFLGDPVNAFYYGHSFTANPLACAAALASLDLFLTERTLEELPAKVEHLAKLLEELASCEGVVDVRQCGLVAGIELRAGLGSPVCLRARDHGLLTRPIRDTVVLMPPLCVEREDLDLAIDALKAALAGV